A genomic region of Cyanobacteria bacterium QS_8_64_29 contains the following coding sequences:
- a CDS encoding ferredoxin--nitrite reductase: MTATAQSATSKNKFEKFKAEKDGLAVKDELEHFARIGWESVDKTDLEQRLKWLGIFYRPITPGKFMLRMRTPNGVLSSGQLRVLADIVEGYGEDGSADITTRQNIQLRGVRLEDIPQIFERFEQAGLTSVQSGMDNVRNITGSPIAGIDASELIDTRGLVRQVQDMITDNGRGNPEFTNLPRKFNIAIEGGRDNAVHAEINDIAFIPAYKDGVLGFNVLVGGFFSGKRVEAAIPLNAWVPPNETVIELCRAILTVYRDWGLRGNRQKSRLMWLIEAWGIEQFRDVVESQLGRSLATAAEDDEIDWDKHDWIGIHRQKQPGLNFVGLHVPVGRLDAQDLFELARLAEVYGSGEIRFTVEQNAILPNVPDSRLQSLLSEPLLERLSIDPAPLERLLVSCTGSQFCNFALIETKQRALATICDLEQELEMPRKVRIHWTGCPNSCGQPQVADIGLLGTKTRKDGEVVEGVDLYMGGQVGKDAQLGSRVQKGIPCDDLKETLRDLLVNDFGARPKRSAEVDSRAS, from the coding sequence ATGACCGCTACAGCGCAGTCCGCAACGAGCAAAAACAAGTTTGAAAAGTTCAAGGCCGAAAAAGACGGCCTTGCCGTTAAAGACGAGCTGGAGCACTTTGCGCGCATTGGTTGGGAATCGGTGGACAAAACCGATTTGGAGCAGCGCCTCAAGTGGCTGGGGATTTTCTACCGGCCCATTACGCCGGGCAAGTTCATGCTGCGCATGCGCACCCCCAACGGGGTGCTAAGCAGCGGACAGCTGCGCGTGCTGGCCGACATTGTTGAAGGCTATGGCGAGGACGGCAGCGCCGATATTACCACGCGCCAAAACATCCAGTTGCGCGGCGTCCGGCTGGAGGACATCCCCCAAATTTTCGAGCGCTTCGAGCAGGCGGGCTTGACCTCGGTCCAGTCCGGTATGGACAACGTCCGCAACATCACAGGCTCGCCCATTGCCGGCATTGATGCCAGCGAGCTCATCGATACGCGCGGGCTGGTGCGGCAGGTCCAGGACATGATTACGGACAATGGCCGGGGCAATCCCGAGTTCACCAACCTGCCGCGCAAGTTCAACATCGCCATCGAAGGCGGGCGCGACAACGCCGTCCACGCTGAGATCAACGACATCGCCTTCATCCCGGCGTACAAGGACGGGGTGCTGGGCTTTAACGTCCTAGTCGGCGGCTTTTTCTCCGGCAAGCGCGTGGAAGCCGCCATTCCGCTCAATGCCTGGGTGCCGCCCAATGAGACGGTCATCGAGCTCTGCCGCGCCATTTTGACTGTTTATCGCGACTGGGGATTGCGCGGCAACCGACAAAAGTCGCGGCTGATGTGGCTGATCGAGGCGTGGGGTATCGAGCAGTTCCGCGATGTTGTGGAGTCGCAGCTCGGTCGCTCGCTCGCAACTGCTGCCGAGGACGACGAAATCGATTGGGACAAGCACGACTGGATCGGCATCCACCGACAAAAGCAACCGGGCCTTAATTTTGTGGGCTTGCACGTGCCCGTCGGGCGGCTCGACGCCCAAGACCTGTTCGAGTTGGCGCGCCTGGCTGAGGTGTACGGCAGCGGCGAGATCCGCTTTACCGTCGAGCAGAACGCAATCCTGCCCAACGTGCCCGACTCCCGGTTGCAGTCGTTGCTATCCGAGCCACTGCTGGAGCGCTTGTCCATCGATCCGGCGCCGCTGGAGCGATTGCTGGTCTCCTGCACCGGTTCCCAGTTTTGCAACTTTGCCCTAATCGAGACTAAACAACGCGCGCTCGCCACGATCTGCGACCTGGAGCAGGAGCTAGAGATGCCGCGCAAGGTGCGCATCCACTGGACGGGCTGCCCCAACTCCTGCGGCCAGCCGCAAGTGGCTGACATTGGCTTGCTAGGCACCAAAACGCGCAAAGACGGCGAAGTCGTGGAAGGGGTCGATCTCTACATGGGCGGCCAAGTGGGCAAAGACGCCCAACTGGGAAGCCGCGTCCAAAAAGGCATTCCCTGCGATGACCTCAAAGAGACCTTGCGGGATCTGCTGGTCAACGACTTTGGGGCCCGTCCCAAGCGATCGGCCGAGGTAGACAGTCGGGCAAGCTAG
- a CDS encoding helix-turn-helix transcriptional regulator: MTGGDCSNPIELSERELQIIERVAAGLTNQDIARELAISKRTVDNHISNILTKTGTENRVSLVRWALEWGKVCLDNVNCCALPTPAHATQRATTQSG; this comes from the coding sequence ATGACTGGCGGCGACTGCTCCAATCCCATTGAGCTCTCAGAACGGGAGCTCCAAATCATCGAACGCGTCGCTGCAGGGTTGACCAACCAGGATATTGCCCGGGAACTCGCCATAAGCAAGCGAACGGTTGACAACCACATCAGCAATATCTTGACCAAAACCGGCACCGAAAATCGCGTTTCGCTCGTACGCTGGGCCTTAGAGTGGGGCAAAGTTTGCCTCGATAACGTCAACTGTTGCGCGCTCCCTACCCCAGCCCACGCCACTCAGAGAGCAACCACTCAGTCTGGTTAA
- a CDS encoding carbohydrate kinase, with protein MSEPQVLCLGEVLFDCIADRPGRSLEAVEAWTAYPGGAPANVACALVKLGVPAGLIGCLGQDEAGEALLQHLQSVGVDCSGVQRHASAPTRRVYVLRTEAGDREFAGFGSGEATVEALRAPEAFADAYLQASQLPAARLARADFLVLGTLELAYADSGAAVRRALALAQQRRVKVLLDINWRPIFWPQPERAQATIAPILEAADWLKCSAEEAQWLFGTVDPNAIARQLERPEGVFVTDGGGATRYNLNGHSGTVAAFEVPVEDTTGAGDGFVAGLLSQFCQRSAADRRDPAFAREAVVYASAVGGLTATRAGAMAAQPSAAEVAALLQRSPAP; from the coding sequence GTGAGCGAGCCGCAGGTTCTGTGTCTGGGCGAAGTTCTGTTCGACTGCATTGCGGATCGGCCCGGGCGCTCACTGGAGGCTGTGGAGGCCTGGACGGCCTATCCGGGCGGTGCGCCCGCCAATGTGGCCTGCGCGCTGGTCAAGCTGGGCGTTCCGGCCGGCTTGATTGGCTGCCTGGGCCAGGATGAGGCGGGTGAGGCTCTGCTGCAGCACTTGCAGTCGGTGGGGGTGGATTGTAGCGGCGTGCAGCGCCATGCGAGCGCGCCCACGCGCCGCGTCTACGTCCTGCGCACCGAAGCGGGCGATCGCGAGTTCGCTGGCTTTGGCAGCGGCGAGGCAACGGTGGAAGCCCTGCGCGCGCCTGAGGCCTTTGCCGATGCGTACTTGCAGGCGTCGCAACTGCCGGCAGCGCGCTTAGCCCGGGCCGATTTTTTGGTGCTGGGTACGCTCGAGCTAGCCTACGCGGACAGCGGTGCGGCCGTTCGCCGCGCCCTGGCGCTGGCCCAACAGCGCAGGGTCAAGGTCTTGCTGGATATCAACTGGCGCCCCATCTTCTGGCCCCAGCCCGAGCGGGCCCAAGCGACGATCGCGCCCATCCTCGAGGCGGCCGATTGGCTCAAATGCTCCGCTGAGGAAGCCCAGTGGCTGTTCGGCACAGTCGATCCCAACGCGATCGCGCGCCAGCTCGAGCGCCCTGAAGGGGTATTTGTCACCGATGGGGGCGGCGCCACTCGCTACAATCTCAATGGCCATAGCGGTACTGTTGCGGCCTTTGAGGTCCCGGTTGAGGACACTACTGGTGCCGGCGATGGCTTCGTTGCGGGCCTGCTCTCCCAGTTTTGCCAGCGCAGCGCTGCCGATCGGCGCGATCCGGCCTTTGCCCGCGAAGCCGTTGTCTATGCCTCGGCCGTGGGCGGCCTAACGGCGACGCGCGCCGGCGCAATGGCCGCGCAACCCAGCGCCGCCGAAGTCGCTGCCTTGCTCCAGCGCTCGCCCGCGCCCTAA
- a CDS encoding 16S rRNA (adenine(1518)-N(6)/adenine(1519)-N(6))-dimethyltransferase — translation MPAFARKRWGQHWLRDPRALEQIAAAAELSGRDTVLEIGPGTGALTQYLLARAGFVVAVEIDRERCQQLARTLSAWRNWVLLPGDIRTLDLPAELAERGLARPNKVAANIPYNITSPILQALLGRIAQPAAAYETVVLLVQQAIAERLCARPGSRTYGALSVRIQYLAECESIGRVPARAFSPAPQVDSAIVRLRPRPFEPQPRDPARLEQAITLGFANRRKMLRNNLKPLTATQAPARVLARSGIDPQARAEALSVRDWIALSDRLDALAANRAASS, via the coding sequence ATGCCCGCTTTTGCCCGCAAGCGATGGGGCCAACACTGGTTGCGCGATCCGCGCGCGCTGGAGCAGATCGCCGCCGCAGCCGAGCTGTCGGGGCGCGATACTGTTTTGGAAATTGGGCCCGGTACGGGGGCCCTAACGCAGTACCTGCTGGCGCGGGCCGGGTTCGTCGTGGCCGTGGAGATCGATCGCGAGCGCTGCCAGCAGCTCGCCCGCACCCTGAGCGCGTGGCGCAACTGGGTGCTGCTACCGGGCGACATTCGCACCCTGGACCTGCCCGCCGAGCTGGCCGAGCGCGGCTTGGCGCGCCCCAACAAAGTCGCGGCCAACATTCCCTACAACATTACCAGCCCCATCTTGCAGGCGTTGCTGGGGCGCATCGCGCAGCCAGCTGCCGCCTACGAGACTGTGGTGTTGCTGGTCCAGCAAGCGATCGCCGAGCGCTTGTGCGCTCGGCCCGGCTCCCGCACCTACGGCGCCCTCTCGGTGCGGATTCAGTACCTGGCTGAGTGCGAGTCCATCGGGCGCGTGCCGGCGCGGGCGTTCTCGCCAGCGCCCCAGGTGGACTCGGCCATCGTTCGCCTGCGGCCGCGTCCGTTTGAGCCCCAACCGCGCGACCCGGCCCGTTTGGAGCAGGCGATCACCTTGGGCTTTGCCAACCGGCGCAAAATGCTGCGCAACAATCTCAAGCCCCTGACTGCCACCCAAGCCCCGGCGCGCGTGCTGGCCCGCTCGGGCATCGATCCCCAAGCCCGCGCCGAAGCCCTGAGCGTGCGAGACTGGATCGCGCTCAGTGATCGCTTGGACGCGCTGGCTGCCAACCGTGCTGCCTCGAGCTAA
- a CDS encoding 4-(cytidine 5'-diphospho)-2-C-methyl-D-erythritol kinase, whose protein sequence is MRSYSLLAPAKINLHLEILGDRADGYHELVMVLQSLDLADRIELSPNRTDAIRVSGNAERLPPERDNLAYQAAQLMAQQFPQAYAQHGGVTITIDKRIPIAAGMAGGSSDAAAVLVGLDLMWQLGLTQPELQNLAAQLGSDLPFCVAGGTALATGRGEQLEALAGPHRLAVVIAKHRNLSVSTAWAYCRYRERFGNEYCRNPQDARARAQRVHSGALVSAIAQQDGAQIGQRLHNDFERIVLDEFPQVAQLRDAFERQATLGSLISGSGPAVFALCESLEEAARVRQAVADELADPELEFWTSQLSSAGIQLADPAARSR, encoded by the coding sequence ATGCGTTCCTACTCGCTACTGGCCCCGGCTAAAATCAACTTGCACCTGGAGATCCTCGGTGATCGCGCCGATGGCTACCACGAGCTAGTGATGGTGCTGCAGTCGCTGGATCTCGCCGACCGCATCGAGCTGAGCCCCAACCGTACCGATGCCATCCGCGTCAGCGGCAACGCCGAGCGGCTCCCGCCCGAGCGGGACAACCTGGCTTACCAGGCTGCCCAGTTGATGGCGCAACAGTTCCCGCAAGCCTACGCGCAGCACGGGGGTGTCACTATTACCATCGACAAGCGCATTCCCATTGCAGCCGGCATGGCCGGCGGCTCGAGCGATGCAGCGGCGGTTTTGGTCGGGCTGGATCTGATGTGGCAGCTGGGCCTAACGCAGCCGGAGCTGCAAAACCTGGCCGCTCAGTTGGGCTCGGATTTGCCGTTTTGCGTGGCGGGCGGGACCGCGCTCGCCACGGGCCGAGGCGAGCAACTGGAGGCGCTGGCGGGCCCGCACCGACTGGCTGTGGTGATTGCCAAGCATCGCAACCTGAGCGTCTCGACGGCCTGGGCCTACTGTCGCTATCGCGAGCGCTTCGGCAATGAGTACTGCCGCAATCCCCAAGACGCCCGCGCTCGAGCTCAGCGCGTTCACTCGGGGGCGCTGGTTAGCGCCATCGCCCAGCAGGATGGCGCCCAGATCGGGCAGCGCTTGCACAACGACTTCGAGCGGATCGTGCTAGACGAGTTCCCCCAAGTTGCCCAGCTGCGGGACGCCTTCGAGCGCCAGGCAACCTTGGGCTCGCTCATCTCGGGCAGCGGTCCGGCCGTCTTTGCCCTGTGCGAATCGCTCGAGGAGGCTGCCCGCGTTCGCCAAGCCGTCGCTGACGAACTGGCCGATCCCGAGCTCGAGTTCTGGACGAGCCAGCTCTCGAGCGCGGGCATTCAGCTGGCCGACCCGGCCGCCCGCTCGCGCTAG
- a CDS encoding DUF3082 domain-containing protein translates to MADPEPQSPPDRELPAPGRCLLGAAVAGGFAVPLYLLTRAIVGHFANNPLDATGVAATSIGAVVRALLIGGSVLLTGVFAIVAVGLVALAVQSAVQRWRARSQ, encoded by the coding sequence ATGGCCGATCCCGAACCGCAATCGCCGCCCGATCGCGAGCTGCCTGCTCCGGGACGCTGCCTGCTCGGTGCCGCCGTTGCCGGCGGGTTTGCCGTGCCGCTCTACCTACTGACCCGCGCCATCGTGGGGCACTTTGCCAACAACCCGCTCGATGCCACCGGCGTCGCTGCCACCAGCATTGGGGCCGTGGTTCGTGCCCTGCTCATTGGCGGTAGCGTGCTGCTGACGGGGGTGTTTGCCATCGTTGCGGTGGGCTTGGTGGCCCTGGCGGTCCAATCGGCAGTGCAGCGCTGGCGTGCCCGCTCCCAGTGA